ATCAGTCAGAAGTTTCAGAAGAACTCAGAAGAGCTATAAATGATTGTCTCTCATCTTCAGCATCAGCTTCCATGTTCAGACTTGAAGATTTGTCCAAACACTCAGATATCAGAGTAGATGAGGAAGATGATGAAGACTGCAGGAGAGGAAGAGAAGCAGCACAGCAGATGATGAGTTTACTGAAGAATAAAAATCTGAGAGAAATCAAAGAATCACTTCTGCCCTGTCAGGGAAAACTCTGGCATCAGTGGTGTCAGAAGAACAAAGAACTTCATCGACCTCAAGGGGAAAACATAGAACAAGAAATAAgtacaaaaaaaacagaaatgaagAAAATTCGTGAACAGCAACACAAATCCCACATAAGTGAGTTTTTAAAGTTCTTTATAACACAAATGAATTCATATGCTGCAAATAGGAGTTTTTTCCTGAAATGGCTCAGAATCCTCCTAAATGAAGTTACCTCAGCTGATCTTTCTGCTCTACATCACAAGTATAATAAAAACTGGTCAACAGTTTTAAAACTGAAAGAAAAAGATAAATGTAAACAActcaaagaacaaacagaacttGAGAAAATATCTGAAGAACTTCAAGCAGCAAGCTTTGGTTTGGAGCACATCATGAGAGAGATCGGTCAGATTTATGAATCATGTTCATCTGTGAAGAAGAATAAGACAGATCTTGACTTCTCTTCTCTCCCGAGTCTTGCAGCAGAGATGATGATCAGTGGATTTCCACTGGAGCTGATGGATGGAGATGCTGCTCATGTTCCTCTGATCTGGATCACTGCTGTTCTAGATAAACTCATTCGGAAACTGGGAGACCAGAGAGTCTTTGTGCTGTCAGTTTTAGGGATTCAGAGCTCTGGGAAATCCACCATGCTGAATGCCATGTTTGGACTTCAGTTTGCAGTCAGTGCTGGACGATGCACCAGAGGAGCTTTCATGCAGCTGATCAAAGTATCAGAGGAGATGAAAGATCAGATGAAGTTTGATTATATTCTGGTTGTTGATACTGAAGGTCTTCGGGCTCTAGAATTTGATGGAAAGTCCACAAGACAACATGACAATGAACTGGCCACATTTGTTGTGGGTCTTGGTAATCTGACATTGATCAACATCTTTGGAGAAAACCCAGCTGAGATGCAGGATATTCTTCAGATTGTTGTTCAGGCCTTTCTGAGGATGAAGAAGGTCAATCTGAAACCCAGCTGTATGTTTGTACATCAAAACGTTTCAGACATCACAGCTGGAGAGAAAAACATGCAGGGAAAGAGACAACTTCAGGAGAAACTGGATGAAATGACAAAACTTGCTGCTGAGGATGAGGTCGATAATGCAGAATGTTTCAGTGATGTCATTAATTTTGATGTACAGAAAGATGTGAAGTATTTTGCTCAGCTGTGGGAGGGAAGCCCACCAATGGCACCACCAAACCCAAACTACTGTGAAAATATTCAAGAACTAAAGAAAACTATTATTTCAGAAGCCTCAAAATCAAATGGAATGAGGCTGACACACCTGAAAAGGCATTTTCATGACCTGTGGGAGGGTTTACTGAATGAACGATTTGTGTTCAGCTTCAGAAATTCTCTGGAGATTTCAGTATACAGGAGACTGGAGACAGAATACAGCAAGTGGACCTGGAGTCTCCGCAGTGCCATGATGGAAATTCAGACCAAACTGCATAATAAAATagaaaatgaagaaattaaTAATGAGATTGATGAAACTGAACTTCAGAGGAAACTAAAGGAAAAAAGTGATGaagtaaaaacattaatgtcaaaTTTCTTTGACAAAGACCCAGATGCTGATATACTGATTCAGTGGAAAacatcatttgaaataaaaatcaaagatgttcaagaaaacattgtgagagaaacaaagagaaaactaaATGAAATTCTTGAAATTCAAAAGATTGATGCTCACAGGACACAGCATGAAAACACTCTCTTAGAAAAGAGTAAAGAACTTGCATTAAAACTCAAAGATAAAGGAAACGATGAAGAAATACTGAAGAAAGAGTTTAATTTGTTTTGGGAAGATTGTGTTAAGAAGATTACAACATATACTCCCCCAATCAAAGACATTAACATACTTAAAGATATGAAAATACTCCTCAGTGACATCTATGAAAGTCTCAATGTGGACCAATGGAAGGACAGTGATATTTTCACTATGCAGAATTATTCAAGTTATGTACAGCTAAAGAAATTCAGGGGCTTAACAGGATCCGTTAAAAAACTAATTTCAGCCTCACTTTCTGATCAAACTGAAAGCAAAATAAGAGCCCTAATTAATGAAATTGTTCAGCAGACAGACATAATGATTCAGTCATTTAACATTTCAAAGATGGGCTACAACATCAGCTACATTCAAAAGCTCACAGATTACATCAAGGCAAGAATAACAGATTATGAGGAAAAGTCTGTGAAATATGTGTTCAATAAGGAATTCTTCATAGATTTGGTATTTTCTATATTTAAGAGAGCAGAAAAGACATTCAATGATCAACACAGAATGTTCAGAGAAGCCAATAATCCTGTCCTCTATCTGAAGAAGAAGAGGAAtgaatactatagtattttcAAGAAATACTGCCAAGGAGCAACATCAGCTGCTATTTTTGGTGAGATCATCTGTCAGAAACTGAAGAGACCCATTGAACAGAGTGTCTATAAACAGACTGCCAAAGATTTAGCAGATGAAATCAGATCAAACTGTCCATCACTGAATGGAAACAGATCAAATCTGGAGAAACACATCCTGAAAAAACTGGCAGAAGAGGAAAACCTTGACAAAAACATGAACTACATTAATAATCCAAGAGAACATTTCAAGAGTTTCATCAGAGATGAAGTTcatcagtacatcagagataaGTTCAGTATCAGTGTTCAACCCAAGATGAATCAGAACATTAAAGTCCTGCAGCAGAAGATCCTGACAGCAGCTCATGAATCTACTGAAGATGTTCAAGTGAAGAGTGGAGATGTTGATTTGTGGTTGAAGTTTTTCACATATAAGCTCTCAGATGTTCTGATATTCTCTATGAAGGACTTCAGTGGAGTCAAGCATGATGATGTTGATGATTTCAAACTCTTAGAAGATGTGATAAGAACAGAACTTCCATCTATAATATCTGACATCAGCAGAGAGTTCAGCACAGATACATTTGATAAAAAACTGGACACCAGCAACAGACCAGATGAGATTCTGATTGATCAATTATGTCGGTGCTGTTGGGTTCAGTGTCCATTTTGTAGAGCCATCTGCACCAACACAATAGAGAATCATGATGGAGATCACAGTGTTCCTTTCCATAGAGTGAATGGAATTAATGGGTGGCATTACAAGGACACAACAAACCTGTCTGTTAAAATATGCACAACACAAGTAGCAAGCAACACTGCATATTTTTATCCAGATATATCCATAGACAGGACAGTCCTCTGGAGAGAATACAGAACAGCAGGAGAACATTTTGAAAAGTGGAGCATCACCCCTGACCTCGCTGAGCTGCCTTACTGGAAGTGGTTTGTGTGCAGATTTCAAAAAGATCTTGAAAAGCATTATGaaaaaacattccagaattgtGGAAAGATTCCAGATGAATGGAAACAAATCAccaaacaggaagctgttgaaAGTTTAGATAAATATATCTAATTCAATGAAAAGCAAAACACAGTCATTTATAACTCATACTGTATTAAAATAATCCAAAAAGCaatttaaccctctggggtccgaccattttgggacactggcagaggttgtggcatgctcttacatttggtcttttttcagttgctttaaaacataataatggcaagtgtctcataacactgcgtttagcacaaactgtgctacaatattatatgagctacatgtatgtacatgtttgtgtttttgagagataaatgtttatgcgtggtttttaaaaaagctaatttttaagtcactgatataagtccacaaaacccatactaaacatgttttaacaagacttttctaaacagaatctagcAGTCTAGAGTTTTTCCTTAAAATGATGTGAGAATCattctgcctactcattcacataaaacaatatattgatttaaagaCACTTtctgtttagaggggccgtatgcaagaaggattgattgacagctgagcaaACACAGACTCACATAATAACCTGCATAATGAACCTttaggcaggaatgtgagaagaaactacagtaaagaatgtagAGGACAAAAggaatgtatacatgtttgtttgtgattaattaagaagttaacaatataatcaaaatagaaatgacaGTCAAtgggacattttcagttatttggaaacaaaccctattcaaaaacttaacttgtatacattaagaaactgatacacaacagagctgtaaacttcatgtggctcatgttaccatataactttatgtccaaaaagtgttaaTATGTTTTTCcgcttcatagttttgtactgataaGAGGGaagcagacctgtaagagagttatgaacagctgttagcataaattgtccacagaaatactgCAAAAGCttacatatataactgatgggtaaatatcactgatagcactacattcagataaactatcatgtacataaactaaattcagaacatctcagataaacatctgcagtgatataaaaagctgttttctgATGCCCACTGACTGATCATCTAGCTTCTGTTGTTTTAATGCGTTTCTGTAggcgcgtatgaactttaaaaacacatcgcatatgAAGCTATTTAAAGGGAACGAAATAAGGAAACAGAAAATTTTgaaagtttaaaggaatagtctactcattttcaatattaaactatgttattaccttaactaagaagagttgatacatacctctatcatcttagtgcgtgcacgtaagccctgtggcgcgcggcgacacttcgatagcatttagcttagccccatttattcaatggtaccaaacagagatgaagttagaagtgaccaaacacatcaatgtttttcctatttaagaagAGTAGTTATATacgagcaagtatggtggcacaaaataaaacgtagcacttttctaagcggatttaaaagggtattatatattgtatggcggaatagcacttttgggagtacttcgactcagccCAGTAACATTCTCCCTATCCCtctcattatgagagggagaaggggagtgGATTTTTCAGGtaagtcaaagtactcccaaaagtggtGTCAAAACTCggcctggagggccggtgtcctgagGAGTTTAGTTGAAATTTCTCTCAACACATTTGCCTGAAAGTTTCTAGTCTGCCTAGTAATActttgttcacactgtcagttcATATCCGATTTTACTGTCCATATTGTGTATCACAACTGTTTAGATCTGATCTGTGTctttatttaaaagcatttaaattGGAATTGTTTATGCCATAATAAGTTTCTGGTGCAGTTGAGTGTTAGTTATGTAGTtgttatttacttgcaacagtttattcaaagttaaatgaatttttttttatctcctacagtaagttactggcaaccagctgcataattacagcaccTTCCAAAAAGGAGGAAAATATaatagtgacattttttaaaatcaatgatcCACTttcaaaacctttaaaacccccTTTCCTTGGAATTAAACTTAGACAATTTAGGGTTTCTAAGAAAGTGTAGGAATTTGTatgaaattttttgtttttccctAGGCTTCTTCTGCTCAAgatgtaaatatttttcagcatttttgtcaaattaatacatattttatataaCTTCAACTTCAACAGCCAAAACTTGAAATAGTAGAGTGAATTGACAtacaaaaccaagttgtttcgATTttgtgctgcattttttacagtgtgggatTTTATCTTTATTTACTTTATCACTTACCACTTTTTAAACTtgaatactttaattaaaaattttatttcatgtattaaatgttatttcatgtattaaatgttatttcatGTACATTGTTTCTTGGTCATTTATTGTCATTGAACTCTTTTTCTCTGATACACACTTGATGGTCATCTGACGTACTGATGGCTTTCTGGTGCagtgtttttaaagggacagtttagTTTAAAAGAATGATGTCTAATCAATCAATGAAGCTTATATTGTTACGGAGCTGCTCACAAAAGAGTGAAGACATGAGAGAGCGGATCCAATTGCAgtgtatttatttacaaaaaaggtaagacaaaaaataacaaacacgACAGGGCACTCTGGGCAACAACGTAACACATTACTGTACATACACAAACAATGAACCGTAACAAGACAGGGGAACAGGATGTGAATACAAAGCACTAACCTATTAGAAGACGGAAACAATGAATAACCATGGTAACAAATGACTAGAAGGAAACAAATCATCATCAACACAGGAAGATACAGGCAAGATtcaaacataatacacaaaataacactaGAAACAGTAGACAGAAGACAAAAAATAGGCTTAACATAACAAGGCAGGACATAgtgcaaatacaaaaaacataacAGACACAAACCCCAACATCTATTCTATATACATGTCACAATATATAATTTTGTCTTTCTGTATTAGTTGAGAAATTGAAATATATCCATAATGAAATCATATTGGTTATTCTGACTGCTTTAATGATGTTCATGGAGGTTGATAGTTTTcaattttaataaatcaatttATCCAGAGtaacaatcaatcaatcaatcaatttaTAGAGCACAATTAAACACAACTGCCGTTGACCAATGTGCTGTACAAAGCAAACATAAAACCAATagcaaaaaaacacataaaacattactAAGGCAATGAGGTCACAAGTCATGTAGCGTATGCCAACTCAAATAAATAAGTTTTCAACTTAGATTTAAAAATAGGTAGTGTAGGGGCAGTTCTAATTACAGTGGGCAAGGCTGTTCCAGAGACTAAGTGCCGCTATAGAGAAGGCACAATCTCATCTAGTCTTCAGCCTTGACCTAGGAAACACTAAGAGCCTCTCGTTGGCCGATCTGAGGGCTCTCGCCAGTTGATGGACTGTCACCAGCTAGAAATAAGGTGGTGCTATTACATTTAATGACTTAAAAAACTAGGTGGACGAACAGCAATAAACACAAAGGGGACTTCGTATCTAAGCAGAAATTAATCTCCAGACGAGGCTGTACTTCGTAAGCAAACAACAATAGGATCAGATGTGACGTTCCTGTTCCAACAAGCAACGATGGAGGCTTTCTTGTACAAGCCAGCAGTGGTTAGTATACGGACAAGCCTTCTGAAGCGAGCAAGCAGTAGGGAACACAAGAGGCTTTCTTCTATAAGCAAACAGCAATGGAGGCAGAGGAGACGTTCCTGTACGAGCAAGCAATGGTAAGTATACAGACAGGCTCTCTAAAGTGGACAGGCAGCAGTGATCGTCCAGGGGCTTTTTTATACCAGCAACATTGGATATACAGACGAGGCCTTCTTCATAAGCAAACAGCAATGGAAACGTTCCTGTACACGACAGCAAGGGTACAGATACAGACAGGCTTTCCAAGGAAGCAAGCAGCAGTAAAAACAAAGGGCTTTCTTGTGTAAGTAACAATGAAGATCCAGGCAGGGCTTTCTCCACAAGCACACAGTAATGGAAGCAGAAAAGACATTTCTATACAAGCAGCGACAGTAAGTGTGCAGACTGTTTTTCCAACGTTAACAAATAGCAGTAGATACAAAGGGCTTCCTTACATAAGCAACAATGAATTTCCAGACAGGACTTTCTTCATGAACACTCAGCACTGGAAGCAAAAGAGACGTTTCTATGCAAGCAGCAATGGTAAGTATGCAGACAGGTTGTCCAACATAAGCAGACAACAGTAAACACAAAGGCCTTGCTTATATATGCACAATGAATATCCAGACAGGGCTTTCTTCATAAGCAACACCAATGGAAACAGAAGAGGCATTTCTATGCAAGCAGCAATGGTAAGTATGCAGACAGGTTTTCAAACACAGTGGTGAGCCGGTAGATGTGCGGCCCATCTAGATAGATCTTACAATAACTATTCCAAAAATTATTAGCGGGAGACTTTAGCTCTACAATTGGACGGTTCTCCTGGTCACAGGCATGTAGATCAGCATGACAGGTGCTCCGCACACTCCAATAATAGTCAAACCAATCCACAGCAATGCACACATGTAGTTATCCACAACACACAAACTGAAATCCAAGTACTCACAGCAACGTGGGGCTTATACTCCGCCGCCTTGATAGAGACCCGTCTCTTGGAGTCGAAGTGTCTGTTGGCAGTGATGAGGTGAAAACCACATAGACAGCACTTCACTTCCACATGCAAATCTGCCTACCGGCCACGTTAGTTTCTCTTTTCTCACCCAGCCGAGACATGATGAAGCTCCAATATAGTAGGTCAATGATCATTTCAGCCTCTCGCTTTCACGTCCGTGGGGCAAACACAGTGGAAGGGAGTATTCTTCAAAGAGGGTTGAGAAAACAGAACACCATAATCACACAGAAGCTGATAATCAATCGTGTAAACCCAGCAAAGCAGCGTAGCTGAAGAGCGTATAACTTAACTCATTCATGGGGGCATTCGTTCACATCCG
This window of the Misgurnus anguillicaudatus chromosome 19, ASM2758022v2, whole genome shotgun sequence genome carries:
- the LOC129426246 gene encoding interferon-induced very large GTPase 1-like translates to METSQQEENKDTETAGGRPDQQLEEDKRRIKNIKHLFLLTDRHQSKLTAADVFEISAHSLQSHESCAEKDLVQTFLQNLLTINYRARYINIKETNEHHHRQQRENDSKKQESNFVKAMSLSNNGVSKPDPVHPMDVQMSVFHCADSLLKQLMVTKLSQCQFALPLLVPHPFTQQIEFPFWTFRQINKSWKMKNTNNEIISKEEPVYKAETPMVSFFRFGSVTSFKSQLMNNLINEKHNTFFHRNCPGSSRTRLLMDGVVEIAWFWPSGKNTDTFTDCIAFCNLHGDAGVNEKQLQILTEMSSVNVVLLSHIDENDKNITKLENLYSDSKPLICLLSEDESALTETKKVKYKIGLKDRNQSEVSEELRRAINDCLSSSASASMFRLEDLSKHSDIRVDEEDDEDCRRGREAAQQMMSLLKNKNLREIKESLLPCQGKLWHQWCQKNKELHRPQGENIEQEISTKKTEMKKIREQQHKSHISEFLKFFITQMNSYAANRSFFLKWLRILLNEVTSADLSALHHKYNKNWSTVLKLKEKDKCKQLKEQTELEKISEELQAASFGLEHIMREIGQIYESCSSVKKNKTDLDFSSLPSLAAEMMISGFPLELMDGDAAHVPLIWITAVLDKLIRKLGDQRVFVLSVLGIQSSGKSTMLNAMFGLQFAVSAGRCTRGAFMQLIKVSEEMKDQMKFDYILVVDTEGLRALEFDGKSTRQHDNELATFVVGLGNLTLINIFGENPAEMQDILQIVVQAFLRMKKVNLKPSCMFVHQNVSDITAGEKNMQGKRQLQEKLDEMTKLAAEDEVDNAECFSDVINFDVQKDVKYFAQLWEGSPPMAPPNPNYCENIQELKKTIISEASKSNGMRLTHLKRHFHDLWEGLLNERFVFSFRNSLEISVYRRLETEYSKWTWSLRSAMMEIQTKLHNKIENEEINNEIDETELQRKLKEKSDEVKTLMSNFFDKDPDADILIQWKTSFEIKIKDVQENIVRETKRKLNEILEIQKIDAHRTQHENTLLEKSKELALKLKDKGNDEEILKKEFNLFWEDCVKKITTYTPPIKDINILKDMKILLSDIYESLNVDQWKDSDIFTMQNYSSYVQLKKFRGLTGSVKKLISASLSDQTESKIRALINEIVQQTDIMIQSFNISKMGYNISYIQKLTDYIKARITDYEEKSVKYVFNKEFFIDLVFSIFKRAEKTFNDQHRMFREANNPVLYLKKKRNEYYSIFKKYCQGATSAAIFGEIICQKLKRPIEQSVYKQTAKDLADEIRSNCPSLNGNRSNLEKHILKKLAEEENLDKNMNYINNPREHFKSFIRDEVHQYIRDKFSISVQPKMNQNIKVLQQKILTAAHESTEDVQVKSGDVDLWLKFFTYKLSDVLIFSMKDFSGVKHDDVDDFKLLEDVIRTELPSIISDISREFSTDTFDKKLDTSNRPDEILIDQLCRCCWVQCPFCRAICTNTIENHDGDHSVPFHRVNGINGWHYKDTTNLSVKICTTQVASNTAYFYPDISIDRTVLWREYRTAGEHFEKWSITPDLAELPYWKWFVCRFQKDLEKHYEKTFQNCGKIPDEWKQITKQEAVESLDKYI